A stretch of the Aegilops tauschii subsp. strangulata cultivar AL8/78 chromosome 4, Aet v6.0, whole genome shotgun sequence genome encodes the following:
- the LOC109732315 gene encoding probable inactive receptor kinase At3g02880, protein MPRKAGNIYRGWKKTRGKALTSTKMVMVILILAFRLSILLLLAAGSRVVVAAEPDASPPGTEAAALLRLKASFKDPTNALEAWSPLLPPAPCNASRPWPGVQCFKGSLIGLRLVHLNLSGAFDFAALANLPGLHSINLRRNAFAGPLPASLATVRSLRALYLSHNAFTGPIPGDVFTNMRWLKKLYLDNNDLSGPLPAAAIAGAPRLIELHLDHNKIEGAVPELLPKSLRLFNVSHNRLTGVLPRAVATRFNESAFAGNPALCGAPGSDAKACAPLAAPVAAVAAPAPSSMPPMTAADYFAVEEETSIVVVIGIILLVIALVSGAMVLMLQQDEQRNSAPLPAYYDAPVASGGIAPKPAVTAAPRTSGVAMETGGSSRGGSSSQGSARGGAGGKRMDEFVLMSKSSGEFGLQDMMKASAEVLGNGTLGSAYKAAMRNGITVAVKRMRDMNRVGREEFENHLRVLGELRHPNVLAPLGYHYRKEEKLIVFELMPRGSLLYVLHGDQSPNRVVLDWPTRLRIALGVARGMAYLHEKLGMPTMRFVSMDGADFDAPPPPPPHGNLKSGNILLDANLEPHIVDYGFFPLVNAPQAPQALFAFRSPEAVAALQQQQRVPVSARSDVYCFGVVLLELITGRFPSQYLLNARGGTDVVHWAAAAVTEGSEHEVVDPVIAAAGGGSAVQLVRIAVECTDPAPESRPNMAEVARMVEEVASASGAS, encoded by the exons ATGCCAAGAAAGGCAGGAAACATTTACAGAGGCTGGAAGAAAACTAGAGGAAAGGCTCTGACCTCCACCAAGATGGTCATGGTCATCCTCATCCTAGCCTTCCGGCTCTCCATTCTTCTCCTCCTCGCGGCCGGCAGCCGGGTTGTGGTCGCCGCTGAGCCTGATGCCTCCCCACCAGgcaccgaggcggcggcgctcctGCGCCTCAAGGCGTCGTTCAAGGACCCGACCAACGCGCTAGAGGCGTGGTCGCCGTTGTTACCCCCGGCGCCGTGCAACGCCTCTAGGCCTTGGCCTGGGGTGCAGTGCTTCAAGGGCAGCCTCATCGGCCTCCGGCTGGTGCACCTTAACCTCTCCGGCGCATTTGACTTTGCTGCGCTCGCCAACCTACCGGGCCTGCACTCAATCAACCTCAGGCGCAACGCCTTCGCAGGCCCGCTGCCGGCAAGCCTCGCCACCGTCCGCAGCCTCCGTGCGCTGTATCTGTCGCACAACGCCTTCACCGGCCCTATCCCCGGCGACGTGTTCACCAACATGCGCTGGCTCAAGAAGCTCTACCTCGACAACAACGACCTGTCCGGCCCGCTGCCAGctgccgccatcgccggcgcgcCGCGCCTCATCGAGCTCCACCTCGACCACAACAAGATCGAGGGCGCCGTCCCCGAGCTCCTCCCCAAGTCTCTCCGGCTGTTCAACGTGTCGCACAACCGCCTCACGGGCGTGCTCCCGCGCGCTGTCGCCACGCGGTTCAACGAGTCGGCGTTTGCCGGTAACCCAGCCCTGTGCGGGGCTCCAGGGAGCGACGCCAAGGCCTGCGCCCCGTTGGCCGCACCGGTGGCCGCGGTGGCCGCGCCGGCGCCCTCGTCGATGCCGCCGATGACGGCGGCGGACTACTTCGCCGTGGAGGAGGAGACCAGCATCGTCGTCGTGATCGGTATCATCCTGCTCGTCATCGCGCTGGTCTCCGGGGCGATGGTCCTCATGCTGCAGCAAGACGAGCAGCGGAACAGCGCGCCCCTGCCGGCGTACTACGACGCCCCTGTCGCCAGCGGCGGCATTGCCCCCAAGCCGGCCGTGACAGCCGCGCCTCGCACCTCAGGGGTGGCGATGGAAACTGGCGGGTCCAgccgcggcggcagcagcagccaGGGCTCGGCACGTGGTGGTGCCGGCGGCAAGCGGATGGACGAGTTCGTCCTGATGAGCAAGTCGAGCGGCGAGTTCGGGCTGCAGGACATGATGAAGGCTTCGGCGGAGGTGCTCGGCAACGGCACACTCGGGTCCGCGTACAAGGCCGCCATGCGAAACGGCATCACCGTGGCCGTGAAGCGCATGCGCGACATGAACCGCGTCGGCCGCGAGGAGTTCGAGAACCACCTCCGCGTGCTCGGAGAGCTCCGCCACCCCAACGTGCTCGCTCCCCTCGGCTACCATTACCGCAAGGAGGAGAAGCTCATCGTCTTTGAGCTCATGCCACGCGGCAGCCTCCTCTACGTCCTCCACG GGGACCAGAGTCCCAACAGGGTGGTGCTGGACTGGCCGACGCGGCTGAGGATCGCCCTCGGCGTGGCGCGGGGCATGGCATACCTCCACGAGAAGCTCGGCATGCCGACGATGCGGTTCGTGAGCATGGACGGCGCCGACTTCGatgcgccgcccccgccgccgcctcacGGGAACCTCAAGTCCGGAAATATCCTCCTCGACGCCAACCTGGAGCCGCACATCGTGGACTACGGCTTCTTCCCGCTCGTCAACGCGCCGCAGGCGCCTCAGGCCTTGTTCGCGTTCCGATCGCCGGAGGCTGTCGCCGCGCTCCAGCAGCAACAGCGCGTGCCCGTTTCGGCCAGGTCCGACGTGTACTGCTTCGGTGTCGTGCTGCTCGAGCTCATCACGGGGAGATTCCCCTCGCAGTACCTCCTCAACGCGCGCGGTGGCACAGACGTCGTACACTGGGCGGCTGCGGCGGTGACCGAGGGCAGCGAGCACGAGGTCGTCGACCCCGTCATCGCCGCGGCCGGCGGGGGCTCCGCCGTGCAGCTGGTGCGTATCGCCGTTGAATGCACCGACCCCGCGCCGGAGAGCCGGCCCAATATGGCAGAGGTGGCGAGGATGGTGGAAGAGGTCGCCAGCGCCTCCGGCGCGTCGTGA